Proteins co-encoded in one Deltaproteobacteria bacterium PRO3 genomic window:
- the scpB gene encoding SMC-Scp complex subunit ScpB, whose protein sequence is MNKPPQAEAAEGEVEAGESVEAAAAPAGAEVAETEPSVPTDVAAQLSAAAAKEEEKTSRADIQQALSELAQEYLENPARGILLGEVAGGWQFRTRPENAVILRQFYQPKPTKISKPSLETLAIVAYRQPVTRVEIDAIRGVDSGGVLKTLLEKNLVRIVGKKDEPGKPMLYGTTQDFLELFQLKSLQELPTLKEFRELEEEFQKKTAGEGVVVENTAEETEEEESLLEGEGVQQMIAALDEEEEEAFQDLEASLKDLRDVERGIFAEEKAEEKAAEAATPPVAES, encoded by the coding sequence ATGAATAAACCCCCGCAGGCCGAGGCGGCGGAGGGAGAGGTCGAGGCCGGAGAGTCCGTCGAGGCGGCCGCCGCACCCGCCGGCGCCGAGGTTGCGGAGACCGAGCCTTCCGTCCCGACCGACGTCGCCGCCCAACTCAGCGCGGCCGCCGCCAAGGAGGAAGAGAAGACCAGTCGCGCCGACATCCAGCAGGCCCTCTCCGAGCTGGCCCAAGAATACTTGGAGAACCCCGCCCGCGGCATCCTGCTCGGCGAGGTCGCCGGCGGCTGGCAGTTCCGCACGCGGCCGGAGAACGCGGTTATCCTGCGGCAGTTCTACCAGCCCAAGCCCACCAAGATCTCCAAGCCCTCCCTCGAGACCCTCGCCATCGTCGCCTACCGTCAGCCGGTGACGCGGGTCGAGATCGACGCGATCCGCGGCGTCGATTCCGGCGGTGTGCTCAAGACCCTGCTCGAGAAGAACTTGGTGCGCATCGTCGGCAAGAAGGACGAGCCCGGCAAACCCATGCTCTACGGCACGACGCAGGACTTCCTCGAGCTCTTCCAGCTCAAGAGCTTGCAGGAGCTGCCGACCTTGAAGGAGTTCCGGGAGCTCGAGGAGGAATTCCAAAAGAAGACGGCGGGCGAGGGCGTCGTCGTCGAAAACACCGCGGAGGAGACCGAAGAAGAAGAGTCACTCCTTGAGGGCGAGGGCGTCCAGCAGATGATCGCGGCCTTGGATGAGGAGGAAGAAGAGGCCTTCCAGGACCTCGAGGCCAGCCTGAAGGACCTCCGCGACGTCGAGCGCGGCATCTTCGCCGAGGAAAAGGCCGAGGAGAAGGCCGCCGAGGCTGCGACTCCGCCCGTCGCCGAGTCTTAA
- a CDS encoding DUF4382 domain-containing protein, whose translation MIHSFKKTAYKTLGILALTTLAACGGGGTGTMSVGLTDAPTEDYAAVYVTISEIQVHRNGPGSDDEGGWQTVAEPNRTYNLLDLTDGVVEGLGEGPLEAGSYSQIRLIIGTTPDASPNILCHTHPFANYVIDADDSEIHELTVPSGEQTGLKIVCAGKCDVAENQTTELILDFDAAASVVVAGNSGIYNLKPTIKLLETADFTLVTGRVTNGADLAGVADAQVSAQIFDPTAANPEDAVMVQTATLTDANGDYQLFLKPGDYNIVATAPGFAATAVNLTALPGQTPVQDFVLTAAPSGTLAGLVGITGADAETFANLSVQQDLTVAGLPEVVEVDSIDVLNGASYSAELSAGDYEVLASTCGFPTQATAVSVSAGATTTLDVNF comes from the coding sequence ATGATTCATTCTTTCAAAAAAACTGCGTACAAAACGTTGGGCATTTTGGCCCTAACAACTTTGGCGGCTTGCGGCGGCGGCGGGACGGGGACGATGTCGGTCGGCCTCACCGATGCGCCGACCGAGGACTACGCCGCGGTCTACGTCACGATCAGCGAAATTCAAGTGCACCGCAACGGGCCCGGATCGGACGACGAAGGCGGTTGGCAGACGGTAGCCGAACCGAATCGCACTTACAATTTATTGGATCTCACCGACGGCGTGGTCGAGGGCCTAGGCGAGGGACCGCTGGAGGCGGGGAGCTATTCCCAGATCCGCCTGATCATCGGCACGACGCCGGACGCCTCGCCGAACATCCTCTGCCACACACACCCCTTCGCGAACTACGTGATCGACGCGGACGATTCCGAGATCCATGAGCTGACCGTCCCCAGCGGCGAGCAGACCGGACTCAAGATTGTCTGCGCCGGCAAGTGCGACGTCGCCGAAAACCAGACCACCGAGCTGATCCTCGATTTCGACGCGGCGGCCTCGGTGGTGGTGGCCGGCAACAGCGGCATTTATAACCTCAAGCCGACGATCAAGCTGCTCGAGACGGCCGATTTCACGCTGGTGACCGGACGGGTCACCAACGGCGCGGATTTGGCGGGGGTTGCCGACGCCCAGGTCAGCGCGCAGATCTTCGATCCGACCGCGGCCAACCCGGAGGACGCGGTCATGGTTCAGACGGCGACCTTGACCGACGCCAACGGCGATTACCAGCTCTTCCTCAAGCCCGGCGACTATAATATCGTCGCGACCGCCCCCGGCTTCGCCGCGACGGCGGTGAACCTCACGGCCTTGCCCGGGCAGACCCCGGTTCAGGACTTCGTCTTGACCGCGGCGCCCTCCGGCACCCTCGCCGGTCTTGTCGGGATCACCGGGGCCGACGCCGAGACTTTCGCGAACTTAAGCGTCCAGCAGGATCTGACGGTTGCCGGCCTGCCCGAGGTGGTGGAGGTCGATTCGATCGACGTCCTCAACGGGGCGAGCTATTCGGCGGAGTTGAGCGCGGGCGATTACGAAGTGCTCGCTTCGACCTGCGGATTTCCCACGCAAGCGACCGCGGTCAGCGTGAGCGCCGGCGCGACGACCACGCTCGATGTCAATTTTTGA
- a CDS encoding rRNA pseudouridine synthase translates to MERLQKILSRAGVSSRRAAEALILAGRVKVNGKVVRELGAKADPESDVVLVDGRPIRRSRFHRYYAYYKPRGVVVTKRDDFGRKTVFDLLDLPKAVNAVGRLDKESEGLLLLTDDGELLQRYTHPSFQVRKVYHVQVTRLPTAEERRRLREGIRLEEKEVHVFSVKPLPASEGLWLEIVLGEGIKREIRRMLETFGIGVQRLIRVKHGEVELGSLKPGQVIELSASLLKKVRRSVGLIS, encoded by the coding sequence ATGGAACGCCTGCAGAAAATCCTCTCCCGCGCCGGCGTCTCCAGCCGCCGCGCCGCCGAAGCCCTGATCCTGGCAGGCCGTGTGAAGGTCAACGGCAAGGTCGTCCGCGAACTGGGCGCGAAGGCCGATCCCGAGAGCGACGTTGTCCTCGTCGACGGCCGGCCCATCCGGCGCTCCCGATTCCACCGCTACTACGCCTACTACAAGCCGCGCGGCGTGGTCGTCACCAAGCGCGACGACTTCGGGCGCAAGACCGTCTTCGACTTGCTCGATTTGCCCAAGGCGGTGAACGCCGTCGGCCGCCTCGACAAAGAGTCCGAGGGCCTGCTGCTGCTCACCGACGACGGCGAGCTCTTGCAGCGCTACACCCATCCCTCTTTCCAGGTGCGCAAGGTCTACCATGTCCAAGTGACGCGCCTGCCCACGGCGGAGGAGCGCCGCCGCCTGCGCGAAGGGATTCGCCTCGAGGAGAAGGAGGTGCACGTCTTTTCGGTGAAACCCTTGCCGGCTTCCGAAGGCCTGTGGCTCGAGATCGTCCTGGGCGAGGGGATCAAGCGCGAGATCCGGCGCATGTTGGAGACCTTCGGCATCGGCGTGCAAAGACTGATTCGCGTCAAGCACGGCGAGGTGGAGCTGGGTTCGCTCAAGCCGGGGCAGGTGATCGAGCTCAGCGCCTCCCTTCTGAAGAAAGTCCGGCGCTCCGTCGGGCTAATTTCTTAA